A single Apostichopus japonicus isolate 1M-3 chromosome 11, ASM3797524v1, whole genome shotgun sequence DNA region contains:
- the LOC139976344 gene encoding large subunit GTPase 1 homolog — MGKKKDANTAIGRSIIKSRQRKSRPGHTNSWHHTSDLDDGYDWNRINLNSVTEQNSLDEFLTTAELAGTQFTAEKLNITVINDNYSGLPSIEEEEAIHKAQEDNKELLGIPRRPQWDSDTTATELEMKERESFMSWRRQLASLEEKDHVVLTPFERNLEFWRQLWRVIERSDVVVQIVDARNPLLFRCEDMEKYVKEVSEEKENFILLSKADLLTQEQRDAWAEYFTHQGIRVAFWSAFAETERIKQELDSAEQDGEDEADDEGPALETQEEAKKQTEDDATRLPVSNPFSQLEEEVEGLQLDEESSETPAEEIGAREGTSDGAGGKSAMNIHESDLEDHERTTSESPHLRDEDDDDIKESVKNAKPESDGDSIKDDEDSDTSRAPDVRGPGTSNMKRLAESNNGNLVNGEELLELIRSVHKGKKVEEGITTVGMVGYPNVGKSSTINALLQQKKVPVSATPGRTKHFQTLFVEPTLCLCDCPGLVMPSFVSSKGEMVIYGILPVDQIRDFVSPVSLICQMVPRRILNKFYKISIIKPKEGEDPNRPPTALEFLNAYAYNKGFMTQKGVPNARRVSLLVLKDFVNGRLLYRKPPPGISDEEFDAVCEPVVKDGYEESRPNRPTITEEGTQQKHMTSESLDATFFEEGKTAAHSKGTVGSQGLKKVGGYVVYTDNDGVRTTREKTWKKHGNRNKKEKLRRTYKHLDVK; from the exons ATGGGGAAGAAAAAGGACGCGAATACTGCGATTGGTAGAAGTATCATTAAATCTCGTCAGAGGAAGTCCAGGCCTGGTCATACAAATTCATGG CATCATACCAGTGACTTAGATGATGGCTATGACTGGAACAGAATCAATCTCAATTCAGTAACTGAACAGAATTCTCTTGATGAATTCTTGACGACTGCAGAGTTAGCTGGCACACAGTTTACAGCAG AAAAATTGAATATCACTGTGATCAATGACAATTACAGTGGTCTACCATCAATAGAGGAAGAAGAGGCAATTCACAAAGCCCAGGAGGATAACAAGGAACTACTCGGCATCCCACGAAG GCCTCAATGGGACTCGGATACTACTGCTACAGAACTGGAGATGAAAGAGAGAGAATCGTTCATGTCATGGAGAAGGCAACTAGCAAG TCTGGAAGAGAAGGATCATGTGGTCTTAACTCCATTCGAGCGTAATTTAGAGTTCTGGCGGCAACTCTGGAGGGTCATAGAGCGGAGCGATGTCGTGGTCCAGATCGTCGATGCACGGAACCCTCTTCTCTTCAGATGTGAAGATATG gaaaaatatgtgaaagaaGTCAGTGAAGAGAAGGAGAATTTTATTCTCCTCAGCAAAGCTGATCTCTTGACCCAAGAGCAGAGAGATGCCTGGGCGGAATATTTCACTCACCAGGGCATACGAGTTGCATTCTGGTCAGCTTTTGCAGAAACggaaagaataaaacaagag CTCGACAGCGCGGAACAAGATGGAGAAGATGAGGCAGATGATGAAGGTCCTGCCTTAGAGACACAGGAAGAggcaaagaaacaaacagaggACGATGCGACGAGGTTACCGGTATCTAATCCATTCAGTCAGTTAGAGGAAGAGGTCGAAGGTCTCCAACTGGATGAGGAGAGTAGCGAAACACCCGCCGAAGAAATAGGTGCAAGAGAGGGCACTTCTGATGGAGCAGGTGGTAAATcagctatgaatattcatgaatctgATTTGGAGGATCATGAAAGAACTACTTCTGAATCGCCTCATTTACGAGATGAGGACGACGATGATATCAAGGAATCAGTTAAAAATGCAAAACCTGAAAGCGATGGAGACAGTATTAAGGACGATGAAGATTCAGACACATCACGCGCTCCAGATGTTAGAGGCCCTGGTACATCTAACATGAAGAGACTGGCAGAAAGCAACAATGGAAATCTGGTGAATGGAGAAGAACTTCTTGAGTTAATAAGATCAGTTCATAAAGGAAAGAAAGTTGAAGAAGGCATCACCACTGTAGGAATG GTCGGATATCCGAATGTCGGTAAGAGTTCGACTATCAATGCTCTGCTTCAGCAGAAGAAAGTTCCCGTGTCAGCTACCCCCGGAAGAACCAAACATTTTCAG ACTTTATTTGTTGAACCTACTCTGTGCCTCTGCGATTGTCCTGGCCTTGTGATGCCCTCCTTTGTCAGTTCCAAGGGGGAGATGGTGATCTACGGGATCTTACCGGTGGACCAGATCCGTGACTTTGTCTCACCGGTTTCTCTCAT TTGTCAGATGGTCCCTCGGAGAATTCTGAACAAGTTCTACAAGATATCCATCATCAAACCGAAAGAAGGGGAAGACCCGAACAGACCACCAACAGCCTTGGAATTTCTTAATGCATATGCAT ATAACAAAGGGTTTATGACACAGAAGGGCGTTCCAAATGCCAGAAGAGTTTCTCTCTTGGTGCTGAAAGACTTTGTCAAT GGAAGACTTCTTTACAGGAAGCCTCCACCGGGTATCTCAGATGAAGAATTTGATGCAGTCTGTGAACCAGTGGTGAAAGATGGGTACGAAGAGAGTAGACCAAATCGACCCACCATAACAGAAGAAGGAACTCAG CAAAAACACATGACCAGTGAGTCATTAGACGCGACCTTCTTTGAAGAGGGAAAGACGGCAGCCCATAGTAAAGGCACCGTGGGATCCCAGGGTCTGAAGAAAGTCGGTGGATATGTCGTGTACACAGATAACGATGGCGTGAGAACGACCAGGgaaaaaacatggaaaaaacATGGCAATAGGAACAAAAAGGAGAAATTAAGAAGAACATACAAGCACTTGGATGTTAAATAA